In Halopseudomonas nanhaiensis, a single window of DNA contains:
- a CDS encoding glycine cleavage system protein R, with protein sequence MTMSQPAGQKEQFLVITAMGQETTALATHLTRLCMEQRCLIVSSRMSRHGTSTAVVLQIGGNWDALARLESLLPALARREHFTLSMSRSHSLEERPEALPYNVFVTAAQRPELIAELCLFFQQLGIEIEEMFSFTYQAQHTGTPMLNLTLTIAIPGKMQLSWLREQFLDFCDELNLDAVIEPWRPLH encoded by the coding sequence ATGACCATGTCGCAACCTGCCGGCCAGAAGGAACAGTTCCTGGTAATCACCGCCATGGGTCAGGAAACCACCGCCCTGGCGACGCATCTTACCCGCCTGTGCATGGAGCAGCGCTGCCTGATTGTCAGCAGTCGGATGAGCCGGCACGGCACCAGCACCGCCGTCGTGCTGCAGATCGGCGGCAACTGGGATGCACTGGCGCGGCTGGAAAGTCTCCTGCCGGCGCTGGCCCGCCGCGAGCATTTCACGCTCTCGATGAGTCGCAGCCACAGCCTGGAAGAACGCCCCGAGGCACTGCCCTACAATGTATTCGTGACCGCCGCGCAGCGTCCGGAACTGATCGCCGAGCTGTGCCTGTTCTTTCAGCAACTGGGTATCGAGATCGAGGAGATGTTCAGCTTTACCTATCAGGCGCAGCATACTGGCACGCCGATGCTCAACCTGACGCTGACCATTGCCATACCCGGCAAGATGCAGCTGAGCTGGCTGCGTGAACAGTTCCTCGATTTCTGCGACGAGCTCAACCTTGACGCCGTCATCGAGCCGTGGCGCCCTCTCCACTGA
- a CDS encoding peroxiredoxin, with product MTAELNKPVPNFTVQATSGTTLTLAELAGRKVVLYFYPKDNTPGCTTEGQAFRDLYPEFEKAGAVVYGVSKDSLRTHENFRQKQSFPFDLISDTDESLCRLFDVIRMKQMYGKQYEGIERSTFIIDAQGVLRHEWRKVKVPGHVEQVLEALRALP from the coding sequence ATGACAGCCGAGCTGAACAAACCCGTCCCGAACTTCACCGTGCAGGCCACCAGCGGCACCACCCTGACCCTTGCGGAGCTGGCCGGGCGCAAGGTCGTGTTGTATTTCTATCCAAAGGACAATACGCCAGGCTGCACGACTGAAGGCCAGGCCTTCCGGGATCTCTACCCGGAGTTCGAAAAAGCCGGCGCAGTGGTGTACGGGGTATCCAAGGACAGCCTTCGGACGCACGAGAACTTCAGGCAGAAACAGTCGTTTCCGTTCGACCTGATCAGCGACACTGACGAAAGCCTCTGCCGCCTGTTTGACGTCATCCGCATGAAGCAGATGTACGGCAAGCAATACGAGGGCATCGAGCGCAGCACGTTCATCATCGATGCCCAGGGCGTCCTACGCCACGAATGGCGCAAGGTGAAGGTGCCTGGGCACGTCGAACAGGTTCTGGAGGCCCTACGCGCCCTCCCCTGA
- a CDS encoding AI-2E family transporter yields MLRIFQNWIHRYFSDEEAVVLAVLLLLGFAIVISFGDRIAPLLTGLVLAYLLQGLVTRLRDIRVPHGLSVWIVFLLFLGALGTLIGVVIPLVWKQMFTLFNELPRMFVEWRSLLMHLPERYPTFVSEDQVERLIQTASGEVGQLGQWLLSQSLASVPMLLTILVYLVLVPILVFFFLMDNQQISDWLKGRLPRERRLMTRIATEMNQQIANYIRGKVVEIVIVGVVSYICFVVLKVNYAALLAVIVGISVLVPYIGATVATIPVALIGLFQWGLGNEFMVLMVVYAVIQALDGNVLVPILFSEAVNLHPVAIIAAVLIFGGLWGFWGVFFAIPLATLFKAVLYAWPRGVEAELELPQEVEQN; encoded by the coding sequence ATGCTGCGAATTTTTCAGAACTGGATTCATCGCTATTTTTCCGATGAAGAAGCCGTCGTCCTGGCGGTGCTGCTCCTCCTCGGTTTCGCCATCGTCATCAGCTTCGGCGACCGTATTGCGCCCCTGTTGACGGGGCTGGTCCTCGCCTACCTGCTGCAGGGGCTGGTAACCCGGCTGCGTGATATTCGAGTCCCCCACGGTCTGTCGGTGTGGATAGTCTTCCTGCTGTTTCTCGGTGCCCTGGGTACCTTGATCGGAGTGGTCATTCCGCTGGTCTGGAAGCAGATGTTTACACTGTTCAACGAGCTGCCGCGGATGTTCGTGGAATGGCGGTCGTTGCTCATGCATCTTCCGGAGCGGTACCCGACATTCGTGTCCGAAGATCAGGTTGAGCGGCTGATCCAGACCGCCAGCGGCGAGGTGGGCCAGCTGGGGCAGTGGTTGCTGTCCCAGAGTCTGGCCAGCGTGCCCATGCTGCTCACGATTCTGGTGTACCTGGTACTGGTGCCGATTCTGGTGTTCTTCTTTCTCATGGACAACCAGCAGATCAGCGACTGGTTGAAGGGTCGTCTGCCTCGCGAACGCAGGTTGATGACACGCATCGCCACCGAGATGAACCAGCAGATCGCCAATTATATTCGTGGCAAGGTGGTCGAGATCGTCATCGTTGGGGTAGTCAGCTACATTTGTTTCGTCGTGCTGAAGGTCAATTACGCGGCCCTGCTCGCAGTCATCGTCGGGATATCCGTGCTGGTTCCGTATATTGGCGCGACGGTGGCGACCATTCCGGTGGCGTTGATCGGCCTCTTCCAGTGGGGCCTGGGCAACGAGTTCATGGTGCTGATGGTTGTCTACGCGGTCATTCAGGCTCTGGATGGCAACGTGCTGGTACCGATCCTATTTTCTGAAGCGGTCAACCTGCACCCTGTTGCGATCATCGCAGCGGTGCTGATCTTTGGCGGGTTGTGGGGGTTCTGGGGCGTATTCTTCGCCATCCCGTTGGCCACGCTGTTCAAGGCGGTGCTGTACGCATGGCCGCGCGGGGTGGAAGCCGAGCTGGAGTTGCCGCAGGAAGTCGAGCAGAACTGA
- a CDS encoding sulfurtransferase TusA family protein, which produces MVLETENAQVDDYLDARGLTCPMPLLKTKLALNAMQSGQVLKVSATDAGSQRDFQRFAELSGHVLLRSEHASGEYHYWLRKS; this is translated from the coding sequence ATGGTACTTGAAACAGAAAATGCGCAGGTCGACGACTACCTCGATGCGCGCGGGCTGACCTGTCCCATGCCGCTACTCAAGACCAAGCTTGCTCTCAACGCCATGCAGTCCGGACAGGTGTTGAAGGTCAGTGCGACCGATGCCGGTTCGCAACGCGACTTTCAACGTTTTGCGGAGCTTTCCGGGCACGTACTGCTTCGATCGGAACACGCCTCGGGCGAATATCACTACTGGTTGCGTAAAAGCTAA